The DNA region AAAAAGAAAGTGGAGGTATGCGGAACTGTCGTGAGCACCTTCAAGTCTAAAAACAACAACGTCTTTGTAAACCTGGATAAGAAATTTCCAAATACAGTATTTACACTCACCATTTGGACAAGAAATCAAGCCAACTTCAGCTACGCACCTGAAAATGAATTTATGGGAAAAAAAGTCTGCGTAAAAGGAGAAGTAACCAGACGTGACGGTGTAATGCAAATGAACTTGATCAATGAAAAGCAAGTTGTATTTCCTGGTGAAGGTTTTTAGCTGAATACATTCCATGAGGGCCTTTTGAATGCAAGGCTTTTCTTTCTTTCTTGAAAATTTCTATCCTTGAAACAACAACCGCATAGTGTAGCTCCCGTCTTGTAAACAGTTTATGGCTGTCCACGTATGATCATGTGGTTTTTCCTGAGAAAAAATCAAACTTGACTTACCGATTGAAATGAACTAATTTGCCCTTACCATCCACTACTACACTGAAAATTATGGCCAACTTCCGAGTTCGTTCCAAATCACTGGCAGAAGCCAGAGCATTCTTTGAAAGCGCAGGAGATAAAGTTTGGCAGATTAGAACAAAGTCCAATAGGATTTCGCCTCATCTGACCATCACATTCTGCTCCAATTTGACTCTTGCAGATCTCCGGAAGGTTTTTTCGGAAATGAGTAATGATAAAATGATGATGCACACTCTCAGACAAGATTCTAGAGAGATTCATCTTGTTTGAAACAACATATTCCTATTTTCCTGAGTTTTATAGTAAGTGAGCTGTGGTAGTGTTTAAACCGCCTAAAAGAAACTTATGATTCACCTGATATTTCATACTCCGCCCACTAACACTTCAATGCGTCAAGCGACAGAAGACGTTATGACACTCTTTGAGAATATCGGCAAGGCAAATAGAGATGACGAAAATGACAATTTCTATTTTGTTTTGGATGCTCACCGAGAATTGGGAGCGGAGCTTAAGCAAAGCTTGGAAGAAATGGGGTACAATGTAAGCGTTAAGGATTACGGAGTATACCTGGTCTGACCTTCAAAAAAAAGAACACTAACAGTGTTTAGAACTTAATGGCAATTTTAAAATCTTTGCCGTCCATTAGTTTAATCGTTTCCAAGATCATACGATAACTTTCATAGTCTATCGTCCATGCCTCCATGAGACAATTGATAAGCTTTCCTTTTTCTGAATCTATCCCGGTAATCAGAAAAGACAAGTGTACTGCATTGGCGAAGCAACATAGCGTCACATCTTTGCTTACACTCGTAGCACTGGCAAGAATAGCACCCTCAGGGCCAAGTTCCTTGGATAAGTCAACGGCTTTTCTCAGACCGTATGGCAAGTTTTGATCAAGTAGAAAATCTTTGCAAGCCAACTTCTGATTTATCAATGCCAGAGCAAGAGCTGAGACATCTCCATCGCTAAATGAAACAGCTACCAAAGTATTTATGAATGCTTGCGCAGAGGAAATTGACGTCTGTATTGCCGTTTTGGATGCTGTAGAAGTTTGAGTCATTGCAGTTGATAATGGATTTTACCCAATTGTCATATACGCAAAAAAGGATTGATTGGTTAAGTTACTGATTATTATGTCAATAATACCATCTTCTGAAAAGACCGCTTAAAAAGAAAAAATAGGATGAGATATTTTATTAGTCTTTCGAGTCTTTTTGAGTTCAATCAGATAATGAGACTTACTCCTCATATAGTCGGAGGTATTTCGGGAAGAGGGGAACTCCTATATAAACATGAAGCTCCTCCTCGCAATAAAGACTTTAGCTTTTTTTCACAAGCACTTTCGAGGAGGGTCGAGTGGCTGCTAGCATTACTCGTTTTAAACATTACGCATGAAGGGATTCACTCCTCTTGACGTCGGAGTGACTACGCCTTAGGCGGAGGGCCAGCATCACCTCTAACCCACGTCGCGTGCCGCGAAGTTTGGTTTTTTATTCACCGCCACTTACGAGCGAGCTCAAGTGGCTGTGAATAAAAAAACCCTCACTGACGCTGTCAGTGAGGGTTTTTTGTCGATGCGGAGAATGAGGGATTCGAACCCCCGGTACCTTGCGGTACGCTGGTTTTCAAGACCAGTGCAATCGACCACTCTGCCAATTCTCCGCGGCAAAAGTAATTCTTTTGTTAAATCAAGCAAGGATGAGATGTCAATTTATCAAGATATTTTACGCAGACATCTCCTACACATTTTCGTAACTTCACGAGTTACAATCAACAACACACATGAAAGGAGTCCTAAAACTTTTTGTAATTCCACTAATCTTTTTTTCTATTCAAGCTATTTCGGTCCCATATGCCGTGTTTAATCACAAGACTTTCTATGTGCCTGGCAAAGGACCTGTTGTTGAAACATACTTTGACATTTATGGAAAATCCATCACTCTTTTGAAAATTGAGGAAGAAGAAGATGCTTTTCAAGGAGAAGTCGAATTGACAATAATTTTCAAAAAGGATGGACAGATTATTACCTATGACAAAAAAAACCTGAAGACGCCAATCATGTCTCAAGGGAATATTGTAGACTTCATTGATGTGCAGCGCTTCGCAATACCTTCAGGCGAGTATGAGGTTGAGGTTGAATTAAAAGACCTCAATGCCGTAGAAGAATCAGCTGTTACAAAAGCAAGTATAAGCTTGGATGTTCCAATGGTACCGGTTGGAACCTTCTTTTCTGACATTGAGCTCGTTTCGGCCTATAAGAAAACCAGTGAACCAGGCCTTCTTTCCAAATCAGGATATGACTTACTCCCGATGGTTTCGGATTCCATTCTCAAGCCTGAAATGAAAGAGGTGGTGGTATACACCGAGCTTTATGGCACAGACGAAGAATTTGAAAAGGAAGAAATGTTTCTGTTGACTGCCTATATAGCTGACGCAGATAGCTTAAAACCTATTGAGAGTACTAGAAAATACATGCGGCGCAACTCAGGTTCGGTCATACCTATCCTCACAACCCTTCTACTTGAGAACGTAAACCAAGGAGAATACTTAATCATCCTTGAGGCCAGAACCAGAGAAAACGAACTTTTTGCAAAAGTGGAACACCAAATCAAAAGGGATAAGAAACAAGCCGTTGATGTATTGAGCCTAATGGAAAGCGAAGACATAGATGCTACATGGGTTTCCAAGTTTGAAACAAAAGCCTCCATATATGACTATGTGCATTCTGTGAGGCCCATAGCCACAGGACAAGAGAAAGCCATGCTCTCCAACAGCTTCAGAGAATTCGAAAAGAGTGAGCTCAAATACTTACGCAGTTTTATGTACGCTTTCTGGGAAAGCCGCAATCCAGGAGAGGGAGAAACCGCCTGGCTCATGTATAAGGAGAAAGTTGACTTTGTAAATGAAGAGTTTGGCACCAAGAACAAGCAAGGGTTTGAAACAGATCGTGGACGCGTTTATTTGCAATATGGACCGCCTAACGACTTAACTGATCGAGCTAACGAACCCTCCTCCTACCCTTACCAGATTTGGAGGTATTACAAGACAGGTCAGTATAATAATGTTCGATTTGTTTTTTACGACCCTACACTTATGGGAGTGGATTATCAGCTTTTGCATGCCGAAGGAATTCGAGGAGAGATCAACAATCCTCAATGGCGATTGCTCCTCGAACAGCGAAACACTCCGATGAACAACATCGATGATCAAACGGGCCGCGATCATTTTGGTGGTCGAGTAGACGACTTTTTCGATAATCCGCGTTAGATTTGTGGATCTAAGTCCTTGAAAACAGCAATTGTTATTTTGAATTACAACGGCGAGGCCCATCTTCGCCGTTTTTTGCCTTCTGTGGTTGAGCACAACCCCAAGGATGTTGAGATAGTCGTAGCCGACAATGCCAGTACTGACGGTTCCGCTGATTTTCTTCGTTCAGAATACCCCACCATACAACTCATTCAATTACCAACGAATTATGGCTTTGCAGGAGGCTACAATGAAGCGCTAAAACAAGTAAGCGCTGACATATATGTGTTACTTAACAGTGATGTAGAAGTCACAAGCGGATGGCTACATCCACTGTTGACCGAAATGAAGGACAGGCCTGAGGTTACCGCCTGTCAGCCTAAAATAAGGGCCGTAGAGAATCGCAAGTATTTTGAATATGCAGGAGCTTCAGGTGGATTCCTAGATAAAAATGGCTATCCCTTTTGCCGAGGACGCATCTTTGATAATACAGAAAGGGACATAGGACAGCATGATGATGAACGGGAAGTTTTTTGGGCTTCAGGAGCCTGCATTCTTATCCGATCCGAATCTTTTCACGAAGCCGAAGGTTTTGATGAAACACTGTTTGCTCATATGGAGGAAATCGATCTCTGTTGGCGCCTTAAAAATCAAGGTCACCGTATTTATTGCTTTCCGCAATCAACGGTCTACCATCTTGGTGGTGGCACCCTATCATCAACAAATCCGAGAAAAACCTATCTAAATTTCAGGAACAACCTGAGTATTATCGTAAAGAACGACTACAAGGGTTCACTTTTTCAAAAGCTTCTGAAACGGATGATTTTTGATGGCGCAGCGGCAGGATACATGCTCATCACTTCAGGGCCCAAACATAGCTTTGCCGTGTTAAGAGCGCACAGTTTCTTCTATTCGAACTTAAGCCGACTGTTAAAAGAGAGAAAATATTGGCGTGAAAAGTCTCACGATATTAATCGGACAGGCTTATACAAAGGCAGCATAGTTCAAGACTATTTTAAAGACAAGAAAAAGGTTTTTGGCTCATTGGCGACAAACTTATTCGTTCGTCAGAATCGCAACGCCTGACCAATAGCCATTCGATATCCATCCAAACCAGCTCCCACCACTACAGCTGCGGCGTACTTACTCACATATGAATGATGACGTTTGGGATCTCTGGCGAAAATATTTGAAATATGAACCTCAATAACAGGTGATTCAACAGCGGCAACGGCATCTCCAACAGCAATGGAGGTATGTGAATAAGCAGCAGGATTTAGGACCACGGCATCATATCCATCCCCTTTTTGGATGGCACCAATCAATTCTTCCTCACCGTTTTCTTGAATGTAATCGATTTCAACTCCATGACATTCTGACCGTAAAACCTTGAGAAACTCTTCAAATGAGACTGATCCGTAAAGCACAGGCTCACGTTTTCCCAAGAGATTCAAATTGGGACCGTTGATAATTAAAATTCTTTTCAATCTATTGTCGTTTGAATTGAACCAAATTTACGGAAGTTCGAACGATCATGGATTGGTATTCCCTATCAAAAGGATTTGAAGCATATCTGAGGCTTGAAAAAGGCCTGAGCAAGAATAGTATTGAGGCTTATAACCACGATGTGGCGAGGTTAAGAGACTACTTCACCGAAGACAGAACGGTCAATGCTTTATCCGTCGGCTACCCCGAATTAGTCGAATTTGTTCATCACTCAGCTAAAATCACCCCAAACCCGAGGAGCCGTGCTCGGCTGATTTCGGGGGTAAAGGCTTTTTTTCGCTACCTCATCATGGAAGATCTGCGTGAAGACAATCCTGCCGAATTACTCGAAACTCCTCGATTACCTCAAAAACTACCCGACACTTTGAGTCGAGAGGAGATCAA from Cryomorphaceae bacterium 1068 includes:
- a CDS encoding GWxTD domain-containing protein, which encodes MKGVLKLFVIPLIFFSIQAISVPYAVFNHKTFYVPGKGPVVETYFDIYGKSITLLKIEEEEDAFQGEVELTIIFKKDGQIITYDKKNLKTPIMSQGNIVDFIDVQRFAIPSGEYEVEVELKDLNAVEESAVTKASISLDVPMVPVGTFFSDIELVSAYKKTSEPGLLSKSGYDLLPMVSDSILKPEMKEVVVYTELYGTDEEFEKEEMFLLTAYIADADSLKPIESTRKYMRRNSGSVIPILTTLLLENVNQGEYLIILEARTRENELFAKVEHQIKRDKKQAVDVLSLMESEDIDATWVSKFETKASIYDYVHSVRPIATGQEKAMLSNSFREFEKSELKYLRSFMYAFWESRNPGEGETAWLMYKEKVDFVNEEFGTKNKQGFETDRGRVYLQYGPPNDLTDRANEPSSYPYQIWRYYKTGQYNNVRFVFYDPTLMGVDYQLLHAEGIRGEINNPQWRLLLEQRNTPMNNIDDQTGRDHFGGRVDDFFDNPR
- a CDS encoding glycosyltransferase family 2 protein; amino-acid sequence: MKTAIVILNYNGEAHLRRFLPSVVEHNPKDVEIVVADNASTDGSADFLRSEYPTIQLIQLPTNYGFAGGYNEALKQVSADIYVLLNSDVEVTSGWLHPLLTEMKDRPEVTACQPKIRAVENRKYFEYAGASGGFLDKNGYPFCRGRIFDNTERDIGQHDDEREVFWASGACILIRSESFHEAEGFDETLFAHMEEIDLCWRLKNQGHRIYCFPQSTVYHLGGGTLSSTNPRKTYLNFRNNLSIIVKNDYKGSLFQKLLKRMIFDGAAAGYMLITSGPKHSFAVLRAHSFFYSNLSRLLKERKYWREKSHDINRTGLYKGSIVQDYFKDKKKVFGSLATNLFVRQNRNA
- a CDS encoding 3-dehydroquinate dehydratase yields the protein MKRILIINGPNLNLLGKREPVLYGSVSFEEFLKVLRSECHGVEIDYIQENGEEELIGAIQKGDGYDAVVLNPAAYSHTSIAVGDAVAAVESPVIEVHISNIFARDPKRHHSYVSKYAAAVVVGAGLDGYRMAIGQALRF